In Listeria cossartiae subsp. cossartiae, one genomic interval encodes:
- a CDS encoding YqgQ family protein, producing the protein MKTVYDVAQLLRKHGIIVYLGKRQYDIEMMEYEITELFKHNILDREVFARARSILKEELIKEQRKNSSLN; encoded by the coding sequence GTGAAAACAGTTTATGATGTTGCCCAATTACTAAGAAAGCATGGCATTATTGTTTATTTAGGAAAGCGACAATACGACATCGAAATGATGGAATATGAGATTACAGAACTTTTTAAACATAATATTTTAGATAGAGAAGTTTTTGCTAGAGCTAGAAGTATATTGAAGGAAGAATTAATCAAAGAACAACGTAAAAATAGTAGTTTAAATTAA
- the comGD gene encoding competence type IV pilus minor pilin ComGD, whose translation MKTNGFTLLEMLLVLSISFTLITLTIFPIANSLSTLTEKQLLEEVKATIYLAQINAVTTKQDTAISFDPLKNQLTASTNSQSLSTIPFANTLKLTHSKTENFRFSSLDGSINRFLTIRLASSANNYKLIFQIGKGRFRIEQN comes from the coding sequence ATGAAAACGAACGGATTCACTTTACTAGAAATGTTACTCGTGCTATCTATTAGCTTTACGCTTATCACCCTAACCATCTTCCCTATCGCCAACAGCCTCTCAACACTTACAGAAAAACAACTTTTAGAAGAAGTTAAAGCGACCATCTATTTGGCGCAAATAAATGCAGTAACAACGAAGCAAGATACTGCCATTTCGTTTGATCCACTGAAAAATCAGCTTACCGCTTCAACTAACTCACAATCACTTAGCACTATTCCATTTGCAAACACATTAAAATTAACGCATTCTAAAACAGAAAATTTTCGTTTTTCAAGTTTAGACGGATCCATTAACCGTTTCTTAACTATTCGCTTAGCAAGTTCGGCCAATAATTACAAACTAATCTTCCAAATTGGAAAGGGGCGTTTTAGAATTGAACAAAATTAA
- a CDS encoding rhomboid family protein, with protein sequence MSFQEQYVFWRLTNYFLGVEKYRLIHLHEEKQELWLENTSQKKRPVIRIQMKELSWANVVERDVTHTLHVTENLRKQMGRLKLPLVNIYIAPFEPMGDISPFFGQAIASPNEKVKLENILLANEQMREHLDILIETLELPEEAFVLPDEITKELVAKEREQVITYITTKVNEEQKVARNSKPIITYTFIGLLIAAFLWLAFQGGTTNSFNLIKWGGKFNPLIYAGEWWRFISPIFLHSGLIHLASNAVMLYIVGAWAERLYGKWRYVLILLLGGICGNIASFALNMNLSVGASTAVFAVMGALLYLVVLKPNLYARTIGVSIASLVAINLLIDVFSTQIDIAGHIGGLVGGFLLAGALSLPKQFFHWRRLAYGISLLAVAILFLYFGYQKGEKPYDPMQANVAVQQYLQEQNEKEATKITDTLIASGSADGYSYTYAASMALQNKQVDKAEAMAKEAISMDKDIPEAHYYLSVCYRIKGDIPNAIKEANSARQLSSNPFFDSYYDELEKNKE encoded by the coding sequence TTGAGCTTCCAAGAACAATATGTCTTCTGGCGCCTAACTAATTATTTCTTGGGTGTTGAAAAATACCGTTTAATCCATCTTCATGAGGAAAAACAAGAACTTTGGTTGGAAAATACAAGCCAGAAAAAAAGACCAGTCATTCGTATCCAAATGAAAGAACTAAGTTGGGCTAATGTAGTGGAACGCGATGTGACACATACTTTACATGTTACTGAAAATCTTCGTAAGCAAATGGGGCGCTTGAAACTGCCTCTTGTGAATATTTATATAGCACCATTTGAACCAATGGGTGATATTTCGCCTTTTTTTGGACAGGCAATTGCATCTCCAAACGAAAAAGTGAAACTAGAAAATATTTTACTAGCGAACGAACAGATGAGAGAGCATCTAGATATACTTATAGAAACTTTAGAATTACCCGAAGAAGCGTTTGTTCTTCCAGATGAAATAACAAAAGAACTAGTGGCCAAAGAGCGAGAGCAAGTAATCACGTACATTACTACGAAAGTGAATGAAGAACAAAAAGTTGCCAGAAACTCCAAGCCAATCATTACGTATACGTTCATCGGCCTTTTAATCGCAGCGTTCTTGTGGCTTGCTTTTCAAGGCGGAACAACGAATTCATTTAACTTAATTAAATGGGGCGGGAAATTCAATCCACTTATTTATGCCGGTGAATGGTGGCGCTTTATTTCGCCAATATTTCTCCACAGCGGATTAATACACCTAGCCTCCAACGCAGTTATGTTATACATTGTCGGGGCATGGGCAGAGCGGCTTTATGGCAAATGGCGTTATGTTTTGATTCTCCTATTAGGTGGGATTTGTGGGAATATAGCCAGTTTTGCACTAAATATGAATTTATCTGTTGGTGCTAGTACTGCTGTGTTCGCTGTAATGGGCGCGTTACTGTATTTAGTAGTATTGAAACCAAATCTTTATGCGAGAACGATTGGAGTTAGTATCGCATCGCTTGTCGCAATCAATTTACTTATTGATGTGTTTTCTACGCAAATTGATATTGCTGGACATATTGGCGGATTAGTTGGCGGTTTCTTACTCGCAGGAGCGTTATCATTACCAAAGCAATTTTTCCATTGGCGCCGACTTGCATATGGTATTTCTTTATTGGCGGTAGCTATTTTATTTCTGTATTTTGGCTATCAAAAAGGAGAGAAACCATACGATCCAATGCAAGCTAACGTAGCTGTACAACAATATCTACAAGAACAAAATGAAAAAGAAGCAACGAAAATTACCGATACTTTAATTGCAAGCGGAAGCGCTGATGGCTATTCTTATACGTATGCTGCATCTATGGCTTTGCAAAACAAGCAAGTAGATAAAGCAGAAGCGATGGCTAAAGAAGCAATTAGTATGGATAAAGACATCCCAGAAGCTCATTATTATTTATCCGTCTGCTATAGAATAAAGGGTGATATACCTAATGCAATCAAAGAAGCAAACAGCGCCAGACAATTATCAAGCAATCCATTTTTTGATTCTTATTACGATGAGTTAGAAAAAAACAAAGAATAA
- the comGE gene encoding competence type IV pilus minor pilin ComGE, with translation MNKINGFSLVESMVSLLLFSMVCSFLLPTAMTIFEKLDQQKETSRLYQQIFEHSELLRYKSIPINYEEDYIKSFHYQGGIQICAKNKTTEKCVL, from the coding sequence TTGAACAAAATTAATGGCTTCTCTTTAGTGGAGAGCATGGTTTCATTGCTATTATTTTCCATGGTTTGTAGTTTTTTGTTACCTACTGCTATGACTATTTTTGAAAAACTTGATCAGCAAAAAGAAACGAGTAGACTTTATCAACAAATTTTCGAACATAGCGAACTCCTTCGTTACAAAAGTATCCCCATTAACTATGAGGAAGACTACATTAAAAGTTTTCATTATCAAGGAGGTATTCAAATCTGTGCCAAGAACAAAACAACAGAAAAATGCGTCTTATAG
- a CDS encoding ROK family glucokinase has protein sequence MNKKLIGVDLGGTTAKLAILTKEGDIEEKWTIDTDIADKGAHIVKNIGDSINQKLTDLQLDNDTFYGIGMGTPGTVNYETGTVKGAYNLGWAEEQNVSEDLENITGLKIILDNDANVAALGERWKGAGEGGANVVFVTLGTGVGGGIFAEGKILHGVRGAAGEIGHVTVVPENGYDCTCGKTGCLETVASATGIVRVAKDLAKEFTGKSALKEAIDKNETITSKLIFELGAEEDALANETIDKISFYLALALSHIGNMLNPEKIIIGGGVSAAGDQLLTPVKNYFETMVFPAVKESTKLSIATKGNDAGIIGAAWLALPNED, from the coding sequence ATGAACAAAAAATTAATTGGTGTAGATTTAGGCGGGACAACGGCAAAATTAGCTATTTTAACAAAAGAAGGCGACATTGAAGAAAAATGGACTATTGATACTGACATTGCAGACAAAGGCGCTCATATCGTAAAAAATATCGGAGACTCTATCAACCAAAAACTAACAGATTTACAACTAGATAATGATACTTTTTATGGTATTGGTATGGGAACACCTGGAACAGTTAATTATGAAACAGGCACGGTTAAAGGTGCATACAACTTGGGCTGGGCAGAAGAACAAAACGTTAGCGAAGATTTAGAAAATATTACTGGTTTAAAAATAATATTAGATAATGATGCGAATGTTGCTGCTCTTGGCGAACGTTGGAAAGGTGCAGGAGAAGGCGGCGCGAATGTTGTTTTTGTAACACTTGGAACCGGTGTTGGCGGCGGAATCTTTGCAGAAGGTAAAATTTTACATGGCGTACGCGGAGCAGCTGGTGAAATCGGCCACGTAACGGTAGTTCCAGAAAATGGTTATGATTGTACTTGTGGTAAAACTGGTTGTTTAGAAACAGTGGCTTCTGCAACTGGTATTGTTCGAGTAGCTAAAGATTTAGCGAAAGAATTCACTGGCAAATCTGCACTTAAAGAGGCGATTGATAAAAACGAAACAATCACTTCTAAATTAATTTTTGAGTTAGGTGCGGAAGAAGATGCTCTTGCGAATGAAACGATTGATAAAATTTCTTTCTATTTAGCTTTAGCGCTTAGTCACATTGGAAACATGTTAAACCCTGAGAAAATTATTATCGGCGGTGGAGTTTCAGCGGCAGGTGACCAACTTTTAACACCAGTTAAAAATTATTTTGAAACAATGGTTTTCCCAGCAGTAAAAGAATCCACTAAATTATCCATCGCGACAAAAGGGAATGACGCAGGGATAATTGGAGCTGCATGGTTAGCATTACCGAATGAAGATTAA
- a CDS encoding competence protein ComG, translating into MKTNAFTLPFTIFIAFITILIVTGSASIFKTQIQYEKMIQNYYLASTKLNLALLEAKETSQLSQQFEIKYDDATIGCHATDSNSTTFDCKVILQNGYTLTKTTNP; encoded by the coding sequence ATGAAGACAAATGCATTTACGCTCCCATTTACCATTTTCATTGCGTTCATTACCATTTTAATCGTTACTGGAAGTGCTTCTATTTTCAAAACACAAATCCAATACGAAAAAATGATTCAAAACTATTATCTAGCTTCCACCAAGTTAAATCTAGCATTGCTAGAAGCTAAAGAAACATCTCAGCTTTCCCAGCAGTTTGAAATTAAATATGATGATGCTACTATTGGTTGTCATGCTACAGATAGCAATTCAACTACGTTCGACTGCAAGGTTATCTTGCAGAATGGTTACACATTAACAAAAACAACGAATCCCTAA
- the comGC gene encoding competence type IV pilus major pilin ComGC — MFKLKIDWRDESGFTLVEMLIVLLVVSVLLLLTIPNIVSQSKSINNKGCEAFISMVQGQVQSYQLDKNAIPSVSDLVSGGYLKANQKSCPNGNSIKIDSSGNVSEKK, encoded by the coding sequence ATGTTTAAATTAAAAATAGATTGGCGAGATGAAAGCGGCTTTACTTTAGTGGAAATGTTAATTGTATTGTTAGTTGTTAGTGTTTTACTACTTTTAACCATTCCAAATATTGTATCGCAAAGCAAATCCATTAATAACAAAGGCTGTGAGGCATTTATTTCGATGGTACAAGGACAAGTTCAGTCTTATCAATTAGATAAAAATGCGATTCCATCTGTCAGTGACTTAGTAAGCGGTGGTTATTTAAAAGCAAATCAAAAGTCATGCCCCAATGGTAATAGCATTAAAATAGATAGTTCTGGAAATGTTTCCGAGAAAAAATGA
- a CDS encoding YqgU-like beta propeller domain-containing protein: MKKSNAFLLITLLMGLVFISFGCSEEKETPKKTTKEVQGVQIKTKEFQRVVGWLSKDSVLLQTKKSGITYFDELNIYNKKKRAIFNTKESISEVQISPDYRNVLLYSAESDKKATMRIIALNDGSTVASRATKPLTTTFYWNDESPEKIMFVTYSPEWDFQIENWDYTLNQVDKIDLASPFISWYGDNLVLSNNKDKRDDEVGNLYLQDIRDNATKNLIVANIMQFAVHDNVLLTIEKSSDEKLLYDFRTIGFQNFYSYNAAREYDELGTFVPYFDMNFDKNTFLTFVPYKSAKISGGPKEYKLVKIDPTNSKESTVLDLMDNQPILSYETGDLVLYGYLFDKVIDTKTGKMYNLINTPTKSF, translated from the coding sequence ATGAAAAAATCAAATGCTTTTTTGCTGATTACCTTATTGATGGGATTGGTTTTTATCTCTTTTGGTTGCTCGGAGGAAAAAGAAACGCCAAAAAAGACTACAAAAGAAGTGCAAGGTGTTCAAATTAAAACAAAAGAATTCCAGCGAGTTGTCGGTTGGCTATCAAAAGATTCCGTTTTGTTGCAAACGAAAAAGTCTGGAATTACCTATTTTGATGAACTTAATATTTATAACAAGAAGAAACGCGCTATCTTTAATACAAAAGAGTCTATTTCAGAAGTTCAAATTAGCCCAGATTATCGAAATGTTTTGCTTTATTCTGCAGAATCCGACAAAAAAGCGACGATGCGAATAATTGCTTTAAATGATGGATCAACGGTTGCGTCTCGAGCAACAAAGCCATTAACGACCACGTTCTATTGGAATGACGAATCTCCTGAGAAAATAATGTTTGTAACATATAGTCCAGAATGGGATTTTCAAATAGAGAATTGGGATTATACGCTAAATCAAGTGGATAAAATTGATTTAGCCTCTCCTTTTATTTCGTGGTACGGTGATAATTTGGTGCTATCAAACAACAAAGATAAGCGAGACGATGAAGTAGGCAATCTTTATTTACAAGATATTAGAGACAACGCAACTAAAAATTTAATTGTGGCTAATATTATGCAATTTGCCGTACATGATAATGTGCTCTTAACGATTGAGAAATCCTCTGATGAAAAATTATTGTACGATTTTAGAACGATTGGATTCCAGAATTTTTATTCTTATAATGCCGCGCGTGAGTATGACGAGTTAGGCACATTTGTTCCGTATTTTGATATGAATTTTGATAAGAATACTTTTTTAACATTTGTTCCGTATAAAAGCGCCAAAATTAGCGGTGGACCAAAAGAATATAAATTAGTAAAAATTGATCCAACGAATAGCAAAGAATCGACAGTGTTAGATTTAATGGATAATCAACCTATTTTATCGTATGAAACAGGAGATTTAGTTCTCTATGGTTATTTATTTGACAAAGTTATCGATACAAAAACAGGTAAAATGTATAATTTAATTAACACTCCAACTAAATCTTTTTAA
- the comGB gene encoding competence type IV pilus assembly protein ComGB: MAFFQRTNWKDDGEFLIRIASLLEKGFSLEASISYLSITSPKYSKRYDQIIRSLALGNSFSFALSQNGFPEFICSQLHYASSHGYFTQTIHETGIHMKRRSEEKSALMKTFQYPLVLFSTVIVVFFLLRIFLLPKFELLFSQLSSNGSLGTTFTYFLLEKVPILLGLFLLSLFLLISLVIRKQNQKNAYERASFYCRIPYIRQFLRIHYSQYFSRELGYLLKSGLSITHIMQLFAQEESPAFFQAIAQRILPTLEQGLSLTKALEKMPIFEKELYYIAIHGEKNGNLAEEFLFYYNLCHQKSLQKTEKLFSFIQPIVFIIIGILIVSIYLSILYPMFSMVNQI; the protein is encoded by the coding sequence ATGGCTTTTTTTCAGCGCACTAACTGGAAAGACGATGGCGAATTTTTAATTAGAATTGCTAGTTTGCTTGAGAAAGGTTTCTCGTTAGAAGCATCCATTAGCTATTTAAGTATTACTTCACCAAAATATAGCAAACGATATGACCAGATTATCCGTTCACTCGCGCTTGGTAATTCTTTTTCCTTTGCCCTTTCGCAAAACGGCTTTCCTGAATTTATTTGTTCGCAACTTCATTACGCCTCTAGCCATGGTTACTTTACACAAACAATTCACGAAACCGGTATTCATATGAAAAGAAGATCCGAAGAAAAAAGTGCGTTAATGAAAACTTTTCAATATCCTTTAGTCTTATTCTCTACCGTTATCGTCGTATTTTTCTTACTTCGAATTTTCCTCTTGCCCAAGTTTGAGCTTTTATTTTCTCAGCTCTCAAGTAACGGCTCACTAGGAACTACTTTCACTTATTTCTTATTAGAAAAAGTGCCAATTTTACTAGGTTTATTTTTACTCAGTCTTTTTCTCCTTATTAGCCTTGTCATCAGAAAGCAAAATCAAAAAAATGCTTACGAGCGCGCTTCCTTTTATTGTCGTATTCCATATATTCGACAATTTTTAAGAATTCATTATTCGCAATACTTTTCACGCGAACTAGGTTATCTACTTAAAAGCGGACTATCAATAACGCACATTATGCAACTATTCGCGCAAGAAGAATCACCCGCATTTTTCCAAGCAATTGCTCAGCGAATTCTTCCTACACTGGAGCAAGGTCTATCACTTACAAAAGCCCTTGAAAAAATGCCGATATTCGAAAAAGAGCTTTATTATATTGCAATTCATGGGGAGAAAAATGGTAATTTAGCAGAAGAATTTTTATTTTATTATAATTTATGTCATCAGAAATCACTTCAAAAGACAGAAAAATTATTCTCATTTATTCAACCAATTGTTTTTATCATTATCGGTATCTTAATAGTATCCATTTACCTGTCGATTTTATATCCAATGTTTTCAATGGTAAACCAAATTTAG
- the comGF gene encoding competence type IV pilus minor pilin ComGF, whose translation MPRTKQQKNASYRNGSSAFTLLETILSITIILSISSLIPLFFECYNKTIQLSNIDQTTEWQLFLIQTRLELEKASNIQVNGNILSFHNGKDLITYSKYNDLIRRQVNGKGHEPLLTNIKDYQLTKKEHQLHLKIQDVQTKTYTSVFPLPEAKQLP comes from the coding sequence GTGCCAAGAACAAAACAACAGAAAAATGCGTCTTATAGAAATGGCTCCTCGGCATTTACTCTTTTGGAAACAATATTATCCATCACGATTATTTTGAGTATTAGTTCACTCATCCCTTTGTTTTTCGAATGCTATAACAAAACGATTCAACTTAGCAATATCGACCAAACAACCGAATGGCAACTTTTTTTAATTCAAACTCGATTAGAATTAGAGAAAGCTAGCAACATCCAAGTAAATGGTAATATACTCTCTTTCCACAACGGTAAAGACTTAATTACCTATTCCAAATACAATGATTTGATTCGACGCCAAGTAAATGGAAAAGGCCACGAGCCGCTACTCACTAACATAAAAGACTACCAACTAACAAAAAAAGAACATCAATTACACCTAAAAATCCAAGACGTTCAAACAAAGACTTACACCTCTGTATTCCCATTACCGGAAGCGAAACAATTACCATGA
- the comGA gene encoding competence type IV pilus ATPase ComGA: MPQKLTDHIIAQALRANASDIHIHPLPNRYLLRLRVNGTLIPLLYLPLDAGGKLISFLKFQAALDISEKRRPQSGSFEKNTVSEKIALRLSTMPTKDFHESMVIRIFRYKFPIPFLKSSVFPIAVKQIVQQCKNQTGLFLFSGSTGSGKSSSMYSLVSSIENKDELQIITIEDPVEHYSPGFLQIEINEKANITYAPLIRSVLRHDPDILIIGEIRDAETAKIVTRAALTGHLVLSTVHAGDAYGVLLRLLEFGISSEELAQCLLGISFQRLVHLHCTFCGAKCHPHCTHLKRKRTALYEVLTKQEITSYFRTNKQPIEPKSPVASVYEKGVAYGFFSAH; this comes from the coding sequence ATGCCACAAAAATTAACAGACCATATTATAGCTCAAGCGCTCCGTGCCAATGCAAGTGATATTCATATTCATCCATTACCAAACCGCTATTTACTTCGTCTTAGAGTAAACGGAACTTTGATTCCCCTTCTCTACCTTCCATTGGATGCAGGCGGTAAATTAATATCTTTTCTTAAATTCCAAGCAGCTTTAGATATAAGTGAGAAAAGAAGACCTCAATCTGGCAGTTTCGAAAAAAATACTGTTTCTGAAAAAATCGCTTTACGACTTTCAACCATGCCTACCAAAGATTTCCATGAAAGTATGGTCATTCGTATTTTTCGTTATAAGTTTCCTATTCCGTTTTTAAAATCTAGTGTGTTTCCCATAGCTGTGAAACAAATCGTGCAACAGTGTAAAAATCAAACTGGTTTATTTCTCTTTTCAGGCAGCACAGGTAGCGGTAAATCAAGTTCAATGTATAGTTTAGTTTCCTCAATAGAAAACAAAGACGAATTGCAAATCATTACTATTGAAGACCCTGTTGAACATTACTCACCCGGTTTTCTTCAAATTGAAATCAACGAAAAAGCAAATATCACTTATGCGCCTCTCATTCGTTCTGTGTTGCGCCATGATCCTGATATTCTTATTATCGGAGAAATTCGCGATGCAGAAACTGCCAAAATAGTTACGCGTGCAGCTTTAACTGGTCACTTAGTTTTGAGTACAGTCCACGCTGGAGACGCTTATGGCGTTTTATTAAGATTGCTTGAATTCGGTATTAGCTCTGAAGAATTAGCGCAGTGCTTACTTGGCATTAGCTTTCAACGACTCGTTCATCTTCATTGTACCTTTTGTGGCGCAAAATGCCATCCTCATTGCACACATTTAAAGCGAAAAAGAACGGCTCTGTATGAAGTGTTGACTAAACAAGAGATAACCAGCTATTTCCGTACGAACAAGCAGCCTATTGAACCAAAATCCCCTGTAGCATCTGTCTATGAGAAAGGAGTTGCTTATGGCTTTTTTTCAGCGCACTAA